One region of Limnospira fusiformis SAG 85.79 genomic DNA includes:
- a CDS encoding protein phosphatase 2C domain-containing protein encodes MSLHKLLQISSSSPPPIYCTNPVCPKPSNVLGEQICATCETPLTYRYLWAVGSAAQSMQSGQIVGNRYYVTAPQIWLDTKPGVPPVLPDRLSDAIASYLYLYPYHLHIPSVYGVYNFTAAEDMVEIVLLDNIPVDDRGNLYPSLVEAWPEATAVRQVYWLWQILQLWIPLCEQGTTYSLLIKHNLRVTGWRVRLRELHQQGKIQPTLRDLAESWSVLIETAHQRVRQPLQDIVQVLRHSPEDAIEAIATQLNQILLEQASELPLHIAVAGQTDVGMMRSHNEDCCYPTATDLKQTDIYPNDRLIPYMSLVCDGVAGHEGGEIASQLAVQSIKPLIHSFIMEVEQQETLLSPLMIAHQLQEITRVVNNVIAAQNDEQERSSKQRMGTTLVMALQLPQHARRGSGFDFNNAHELYIVNVGDSRAYWITPESCQQLTIDDDVTIREVRLGRAVYWDAKQRRDGGALTQALGTREAEFLRPAVQRFIIESDGLLLLCSDGLSDNQWVEKTWADYAPLVLRGEKSLESAVRDLIEVANTQNGRDNVSVVLTYFGVSPQKLVLVEPTATTQESPPLESEFTAASRALMEEEAVTSVDKRATRLQRLKQAVLILALLILAIAGGYLVWRLVYQDSPTDSPTETPTETPTETPTEPSTTEVDSATYYIS; translated from the coding sequence GTGTCTTTACATAAACTATTGCAAATCAGCAGTTCATCACCACCCCCGATCTACTGCACGAACCCGGTCTGTCCCAAACCTAGCAATGTCTTGGGAGAGCAAATCTGTGCTACCTGTGAGACACCGTTAACCTATCGCTATTTGTGGGCGGTGGGTTCTGCGGCTCAGTCCATGCAATCGGGACAAATAGTTGGAAACCGCTACTATGTGACGGCGCCCCAAATTTGGTTGGATACTAAGCCAGGAGTCCCTCCGGTGCTTCCCGATCGCTTATCTGATGCGATCGCATCCTATTTGTATCTGTATCCTTACCACCTCCATATTCCCAGCGTCTATGGGGTTTACAACTTCACTGCTGCTGAGGATATGGTTGAGATTGTGCTTCTGGATAATATCCCGGTTGATGATCGGGGCAATTTATACCCCTCGTTGGTAGAAGCATGGCCGGAAGCCACAGCAGTCCGTCAAGTTTACTGGCTATGGCAGATTCTACAATTGTGGATTCCTCTGTGTGAGCAGGGAACTACCTATAGTTTACTAATTAAGCATAACCTGCGAGTAACTGGGTGGCGGGTACGATTGCGGGAGTTACATCAGCAGGGTAAGATACAACCAACCCTACGAGATCTGGCTGAGTCTTGGTCAGTTTTGATTGAAACTGCCCATCAGAGAGTCCGCCAGCCTTTACAGGATATTGTGCAAGTCCTACGCCATAGCCCAGAAGATGCCATAGAAGCGATCGCCACTCAACTTAACCAGATCTTACTAGAACAAGCATCTGAGTTGCCCTTACATATAGCAGTAGCAGGTCAAACAGATGTGGGTATGATGCGATCGCATAATGAAGATTGTTGCTACCCCACAGCTACCGATCTCAAGCAAACCGATATTTACCCCAATGACAGACTCATCCCCTACATGAGTTTAGTTTGTGATGGGGTGGCGGGTCATGAAGGTGGCGAAATTGCTAGTCAGTTGGCTGTCCAATCGATTAAGCCCTTGATTCACAGTTTCATCATGGAAGTTGAGCAACAGGAAACCCTACTTTCCCCCCTGATGATCGCCCATCAACTTCAGGAAATTACCAGAGTTGTTAATAATGTCATTGCCGCCCAAAATGATGAGCAGGAACGCTCATCTAAGCAGCGCATGGGAACTACCCTAGTTATGGCACTACAACTCCCACAACACGCTAGACGTGGCTCTGGTTTCGATTTTAACAATGCCCATGAACTTTATATTGTTAATGTCGGTGATAGTCGCGCCTATTGGATAACGCCGGAGTCTTGTCAACAGTTGACCATTGATGATGATGTTACCATCCGGGAAGTGCGTCTGGGTCGTGCTGTATACTGGGATGCTAAACAACGCCGGGATGGCGGCGCTTTAACTCAAGCCTTGGGAACCCGAGAGGCAGAATTTTTGCGCCCGGCAGTTCAACGGTTTATCATTGAGTCTGATGGTCTACTTTTGTTGTGTTCTGATGGACTCAGTGACAACCAATGGGTTGAGAAAACTTGGGCGGACTATGCGCCTTTAGTTTTACGGGGCGAAAAATCCCTAGAATCAGCGGTTCGGGATTTGATTGAGGTGGCTAATACTCAAAATGGTCGGGATAATGTTTCGGTGGTTCTAACTTATTTTGGGGTTTCTCCTCAAAAATTGGTTCTGGTCGAACCCACTGCGACCACTCAAGAGTCGCCACCCTTAGAGTCGGAATTTACAGCAGCATCACGCGCCTTGATGGAAGAAGAAGCTGTGACTTCTGTTGACAAGAGGGCTACTCGTCTCCAGCGATTGAAACAGGCTGTATTGATTCTGGCTTTATTGATTTTGGCGATCGCAGGTGGTTATTTAGTTTGGCGGTTAGTCTACCAAGACTCCCCCACAGACTCCCCCACGGAAACACCCACGGAAACACCCACGGAAACACCCACGGAACCCTCAACCACAGAAGTAGATTCTGCTACCTATTACATTTCCTAG
- a CDS encoding AbrB family transcriptional regulator — protein sequence MKINSSAFIPMQFTAKHLDFSIHESPLKTLLLNGEKVGVILIEMTIAIMAGWLLASLNMPVGWLIGPMIVGILLALIWQKSTPLPKSFNLVGQAIVALTTATRFSPETLILGKTYALPLLGCIVVTGAMSVCNGYLLWRWAKIDRTTGFLGCIPGAGPSLVAISEQMGADAIAVAVLQYIRILLVALIIPTLASFWFASPGLPEMPLVLSSPTSLSSPPHAPAFLNWLIISVCGGLGVWLGPLLRLPSSLFLGPFLAGLIGFWSLPYTFEMPPLGFTVGLLFVGLGTGLKFDGNTAKKLIKAVLIEVILVIVLILSCLGVGYIFHLITKVDTMTAILGSTPGGITAMIATVLQLGGDSGLVMAMQMTRMLLILLIVPWILQQMMIDKKE from the coding sequence ATGAAAATTAATAGCTCTGCTTTTATTCCCATGCAATTTACCGCCAAACATCTTGATTTTTCGATACATGAAAGCCCGTTAAAAACGTTACTATTAAATGGGGAAAAAGTGGGAGTTATCCTAATTGAGATGACGATCGCTATCATGGCAGGATGGCTTTTGGCTTCCTTAAATATGCCAGTAGGATGGCTGATAGGTCCGATGATTGTCGGGATTTTATTGGCTCTAATTTGGCAGAAGTCTACACCTTTACCCAAGTCTTTTAACCTGGTCGGACAGGCGATCGTTGCTTTAACTACTGCTACTCGATTTTCCCCCGAAACTTTGATACTCGGTAAAACCTACGCTTTACCCCTATTAGGTTGTATTGTAGTAACAGGTGCCATGAGTGTCTGTAATGGCTATCTATTATGGCGGTGGGCGAAAATCGATCGCACTACCGGATTTTTAGGTTGCATTCCCGGTGCTGGTCCTAGTTTAGTAGCTATCAGTGAACAAATGGGTGCTGATGCGATCGCCGTCGCCGTCCTCCAATATATCCGCATTCTCCTAGTCGCTTTAATTATCCCCACCCTAGCTAGTTTCTGGTTTGCTTCCCCTGGACTTCCAGAAATGCCATTAGTCTTATCTTCCCCTACTTCCCTGTCTAGTCCCCCCCACGCCCCAGCTTTCCTTAACTGGCTAATTATCAGCGTCTGCGGCGGTTTGGGAGTGTGGCTAGGACCTTTGCTGCGGCTTCCTTCTTCCCTATTTCTCGGCCCTTTTTTGGCGGGATTAATTGGCTTTTGGAGTTTACCTTATACCTTTGAAATGCCACCCCTCGGCTTTACTGTCGGCTTGCTATTCGTCGGACTCGGTACCGGTCTTAAATTTGATGGGAACACCGCCAAAAAGTTAATCAAAGCCGTATTAATTGAGGTAATCTTAGTCATAGTTTTAATTTTAAGCTGTTTAGGGGTTGGATATATATTCCATCTAATTACTAAAGTTGACACCATGACCGCTATTTTAGGCTCAACCCCCGGCGGAATTACCGCTATGATAGCCACAGTCCTACAACTAGGGGGAGATTCCGGTTTGGTCATGGCTATGCAGATGACCAGAATGCTATTAATTCTGCTAATTGTACCCTGGATTTTACAGCAGATGATGATTGACAAAAAAGAATAA